A window of Ictalurus furcatus strain D&B chromosome 18, Billie_1.0, whole genome shotgun sequence contains these coding sequences:
- the cast gene encoding calpastatin isoform X13, giving the protein MPGRKKSHGQKKKSSKSQPKQSTSTPSVPVSTVKPAQHEEPSKVTSTVTKPTATTVVSGTTGQKDDVKSKEAKVKSEVSAKASTLVSAVDPFDSLADSLPSAKPSESPQFTGPEVIEPSITSAVAPRCGERDDTLPPGYRLKDMEKKMPIGQPEKPKEVSKSSTLDDAVDSLSAGFVSSTPPGASKPEVKHETVVAADTRKNYAPAPPAQKKQDVSVPASLSPAPPADKKPKTEKNTKDAVTAAAQDVKPKTEKEKKVSADKPKQDPKADPMSLEALDALGDTLPEAKPVPEPPKLRPDQIVDEKKLKSEKGVRVGERDDTLPPEYRFKEDKDKKPLPPPPKEPSMDTTEALDILSGDFTDATVAPAVQLGAVSHSTNNVFCFSWFLQPKVEDLSALDALAGDFVAPVQAKKVCSGVPPVPKPATKSTPPTSGQADPMSLDALDALGDTLPEAKPVPEPPKLRPEQIVDEAKLKSEKGVFVGERDDSLPPDYRFPKEDLKSQPPPPKKEPSLDPADALDILSGEFTSTSAAPVVQTSVCPSAPPAYSSEDFALDELAGDFVAPTSASKVCSAASAPTTTDTQADPMSLDALDALGGMLPDAEPVPESPKLRPEEIVDEAKLKSEKGVFVGEREDSLPPDYRFPKDDPKVKPPPPKKEPSMDPTEALDILSGDFTSSSAAPVVQTPVCPSAPPADSSADFALEELAGDFVAPTRASKVSSAASVPPTTERQLSEGTTSAMDALSDTLNDIRPAPEPEPVPPKHVVKEKEVVEERVSKPGERDDSLPPEYRPTEADIKAAAEAKAKAATAPKQPSFDDSKALDILSGDFVSEGSVTKPAAQCQAPPAKTSSSSQQESGPVLDKLAGTLLPADFPDTKQRDSKPKGKGRKSKSAPKKPAVADVPAAEPLPAKPTTDVVSSSPTKKGRKS; this is encoded by the exons GAACCTTCTAAGGTGACCTCCACAGTAACAAAGCCAACTGCCACCACTGTTGTTTCTGGAACCACTGGCCAAAAGGATGATGTTAAGTCAAAAGAAGCCAAG GTGAAGTCGGAGGTTTCGGCGAAGGCCAGCACTCTG GTGTCCGCTGTAGATCCATTTGATTCCTTGGCTGACAGTTTGCCATCCGCAAAGCCTTCTGAAAGTCCTCAGTTTACTGGGCCTGAAGTCATAGAG CCTAGCATAACCTCAGCAGTGGCTCCCCgctgtggagagagagatgacacaCTGCCGCCTGGATACAGACTAAAAGACATG GAAAAGAAGATGCCTATTGGACAACCTGAGAAGCCCAAGGAAGTTTCCAAG TCCTCAACATTGGATGATGCTGTGGACTCTCTCTCTGCTGGATTTGTATCATCTACACCTCCCGGTGCATCCAAACCAGAAGTG aaacatgAAACTGTGGTTGCTGCCGATACCCGCAAAAACTACGCCCCTGCTCCACCTGCTcagaaa AAACAAGATGTTTCTGTGCCTGCAAGTCTGTCTCCTGCTCCTCCTGCAGACAAGAAACCAAAGACAGAGAAA AACACTAAAGATGCCGTGactgcagctgctcaggatgtcAAGCCAAAGACTGAG aaggaaaaaaaggtttctgCAGATAAGCCGAAGCAAGACCCCAAG GCAGATCCCATGTCTCTGGAAGCTCTTGACGCTCTAGGTGACACATTACCTGAAGCAAAACCAGTTCCCGAGCCCCCAAAACTCAGACCTGATCAAATTGTTGAT GAGAAGAAGCTGAAGTCAGAGAAAGGTGTTCGTGTGGGCGAGAGAGACGACACACTGCCACCTGAGTACAGGTTCAAGGAAGACAAGGACAAGAAGCCGTTGCCTCCTCCACCAAAAGAG CCCTCCATGGATACGACTGAGGCACTGGATATTCTGTCTGGAGATTTCACTGACGCCACTGTAGCTCCTGCTGTCCAGCTGGGAGCAGTGTCTCATTCTACCAATAACGTATTCTGTTTTTCTTGGTTCTTGCAGCCCAAAGTGGAGGATCTTTCAGCTCTTGATGCTCTGGCAGGCGATTTTGTGGCTCCTGTCCAAGCCAAAAAG GTCTGTTCTGGAGTACCTCCTGTCCCAAAACCAGCTACTAAAAGCACTCCACCCACCTCTGGACAG GCAGATCCTATGTCTCTGGACGCTCTTGACGCGCTAGGTGACACATTACCTGAAGCAAAACCAGTTCCTGAGCCCCCAAAACTCAGACCTGAGCAAATTGTTGAT gaggcAAAGCTAAAATCAGAGaaaggtgtgtttgtgggtgaGAGAGACGACTCACTCCCTCCAGATTACAGATTCCCTAAGGAAGACCTCAAATCACAGCctccaccccccaaaaaagag CCCTCACTGGACCCGGCTGATGCTCTGGATATCCTTTCTGGAGAATTCACCAGCACGTCAGCAGCACCCGTAGTCCAGACCTCTGTTTGTCCCTCGGCTCCCCCAGCATAC AGCTCAGAAGACTTTGCTCTTGACGAACTTGCCGGTGATTTCGTGGCTCCCACAAGCGCATCTAAAGTCTGTTCTGCTGCTTCAGCTCCCACTACAACTGACACACAG GCAGATCCCATGTCTCTGGATGCTCTTGACGCACTGGGAGGCATGTTACCTGACGCGGAACCAGTTCCCGAGTCCCCAAAACTCAGACCCGAGGAAATTGTTGAT gaGGCTAAGCTAAAATCAGAGAAAGGCGTGTTTGTGGGTGAGAGAGAAGACTCACTCCCTCCAGATTACAGATTCCCTAAGGACGACCCCAAAGTGAAGCCTCCACCCCCAAAGAAAGAG CCGTCCATGGATCCGACTGAAGCTCTGGATATCCTTTCTGGAGATTTCACCAGCTCATCGGCGGCACCTGTAGTCCAGACCCCTGTTTGTCCTTCAGCTCCCCCAGCAGAC AGCTCAGCAGACTTTGCTCTTGAGGAACTTGCCGGTGATTTCGTGGCTCCCACGAGAGCATCTAAAGTCTCCTCTGCTGCTTCAGTTCCCCCTACAACAGAAAGACAG CTGTCAGAAGGTACCACGTCAGCCATGGACGCTCTCTCGGACACTCTCAATGACATTCGTCCAGCGCCTGAGCCAGAACCAGTGCCTCCTAAACACGTCGTTAAG GAGAAAGAGGTGGTGGAGGAGAGGGTGTCTAAGCCTGGTGAGAGAGACGACTCGCTTCCTCCTGAGTATCGCCCCACAGAGGCGGATATCAAG gcTGCAGCAGAAGCCAAAGCCAAAGCAGCGACTGCACCTAAGCAG CCCTCATTCGATGACTCCAAAGCCCTTGACATTCTGTCCGGTGACTTTGTTTCTGAAGGGTCTGTGACTAAacctgcagctcagtgtcaggctCCTCCTGCAAAGACATCCTCCTCCAGCCAGCAG GAGTCAGGGCCAGTATTGGACAAACTGGCAGGTACACTGCTACCAGCAGATTTCCCTGACACCAAACAACGCGACAGCAAACCAAAG GGTAAAGGTAGAAAGTCAAAATCTGCACCAAAG AAACCTGCAGTGGCCGATGTCCCAGCCGCGGAACCCCTCCCCGCCAAGCCGACCACAGACGTAGTGTCCTCGTCCCCTACAAAGAAAGGCAGGAAGAGCTAG
- the cast gene encoding calpastatin isoform X15 has protein sequence MAYAAYWYRTSQPKQSTSTPSVPVSTVKPAQHEEPSKVTSTVTKPTATTVVSGTTGQKDDVKSKEAKVKSEVSAKASTLVSAVDPFDSLADSLPSAKPSESPQFTGPEVIEPSITSAVAPRCGERDDTLPPGYRLKDMEKKMPIGQPEKPKEVSKSSTLDDAVDSLSAGFVSSTPPGASKPEVKHETVVAADTRKNYAPAPPAQKKQDVSVPASLSPAPPADKKPKTEKNTKDAVTAAAQDVKPKTEKEKKVSADKPKQDPKADPMSLEALDALGDTLPEAKPVPEPPKLRPDQIVDEKKLKSEKGVRVGERDDTLPPEYRFKEDKDKKPLPPPPKEPSMDTTEALDILSGDFTDATVAPAVQLGAVSHSTNNVFCFSWFLQPKVEDLSALDALAGDFVAPVQAKKVCSGVPPVPKPATKSTPPTSGQADPMSLDALDALGDTLPEAKPVPEPPKLRPEQIVDEAKLKSEKGVFVGERDDSLPPDYRFPKEDLKSQPPPPKKEPSLDPADALDILSGEFTSTSAAPVVQTSVCPSAPPAYSSEDFALDELAGDFVAPTSASKVCSAASAPTTTDTQADPMSLDALDALGGMLPDAEPVPESPKLRPEEIVDEAKLKSEKGVFVGEREDSLPPDYRFPKDDPKVKPPPPKKEPSMDPTEALDILSGDFTSSSAAPVVQTPVCPSAPPADSSADFALEELAGDFVAPTRASKVSSAASVPPTTERQLSEGTTSAMDALSDTLNDIRPAPEPEPVPPKHVVKEKEVVEERVSKPGERDDSLPPEYRPTEADIKAAAEAKAKAATAPKQPSFDDSKALDILSGDFVSEGSVTKPAAQCQAPPAKTSSSSQQESGPVLDKLAGTLLPADFPDTKQRDSKPKGKGRKSKSAPKKPAVADVPAAEPLPAKPTTDVVSSSPTKKGRKS, from the exons GAACCTTCTAAGGTGACCTCCACAGTAACAAAGCCAACTGCCACCACTGTTGTTTCTGGAACCACTGGCCAAAAGGATGATGTTAAGTCAAAAGAAGCCAAG GTGAAGTCGGAGGTTTCGGCGAAGGCCAGCACTCTG GTGTCCGCTGTAGATCCATTTGATTCCTTGGCTGACAGTTTGCCATCCGCAAAGCCTTCTGAAAGTCCTCAGTTTACTGGGCCTGAAGTCATAGAG CCTAGCATAACCTCAGCAGTGGCTCCCCgctgtggagagagagatgacacaCTGCCGCCTGGATACAGACTAAAAGACATG GAAAAGAAGATGCCTATTGGACAACCTGAGAAGCCCAAGGAAGTTTCCAAG TCCTCAACATTGGATGATGCTGTGGACTCTCTCTCTGCTGGATTTGTATCATCTACACCTCCCGGTGCATCCAAACCAGAAGTG aaacatgAAACTGTGGTTGCTGCCGATACCCGCAAAAACTACGCCCCTGCTCCACCTGCTcagaaa AAACAAGATGTTTCTGTGCCTGCAAGTCTGTCTCCTGCTCCTCCTGCAGACAAGAAACCAAAGACAGAGAAA AACACTAAAGATGCCGTGactgcagctgctcaggatgtcAAGCCAAAGACTGAG aaggaaaaaaaggtttctgCAGATAAGCCGAAGCAAGACCCCAAG GCAGATCCCATGTCTCTGGAAGCTCTTGACGCTCTAGGTGACACATTACCTGAAGCAAAACCAGTTCCCGAGCCCCCAAAACTCAGACCTGATCAAATTGTTGAT GAGAAGAAGCTGAAGTCAGAGAAAGGTGTTCGTGTGGGCGAGAGAGACGACACACTGCCACCTGAGTACAGGTTCAAGGAAGACAAGGACAAGAAGCCGTTGCCTCCTCCACCAAAAGAG CCCTCCATGGATACGACTGAGGCACTGGATATTCTGTCTGGAGATTTCACTGACGCCACTGTAGCTCCTGCTGTCCAGCTGGGAGCAGTGTCTCATTCTACCAATAACGTATTCTGTTTTTCTTGGTTCTTGCAGCCCAAAGTGGAGGATCTTTCAGCTCTTGATGCTCTGGCAGGCGATTTTGTGGCTCCTGTCCAAGCCAAAAAG GTCTGTTCTGGAGTACCTCCTGTCCCAAAACCAGCTACTAAAAGCACTCCACCCACCTCTGGACAG GCAGATCCTATGTCTCTGGACGCTCTTGACGCGCTAGGTGACACATTACCTGAAGCAAAACCAGTTCCTGAGCCCCCAAAACTCAGACCTGAGCAAATTGTTGAT gaggcAAAGCTAAAATCAGAGaaaggtgtgtttgtgggtgaGAGAGACGACTCACTCCCTCCAGATTACAGATTCCCTAAGGAAGACCTCAAATCACAGCctccaccccccaaaaaagag CCCTCACTGGACCCGGCTGATGCTCTGGATATCCTTTCTGGAGAATTCACCAGCACGTCAGCAGCACCCGTAGTCCAGACCTCTGTTTGTCCCTCGGCTCCCCCAGCATAC AGCTCAGAAGACTTTGCTCTTGACGAACTTGCCGGTGATTTCGTGGCTCCCACAAGCGCATCTAAAGTCTGTTCTGCTGCTTCAGCTCCCACTACAACTGACACACAG GCAGATCCCATGTCTCTGGATGCTCTTGACGCACTGGGAGGCATGTTACCTGACGCGGAACCAGTTCCCGAGTCCCCAAAACTCAGACCCGAGGAAATTGTTGAT gaGGCTAAGCTAAAATCAGAGAAAGGCGTGTTTGTGGGTGAGAGAGAAGACTCACTCCCTCCAGATTACAGATTCCCTAAGGACGACCCCAAAGTGAAGCCTCCACCCCCAAAGAAAGAG CCGTCCATGGATCCGACTGAAGCTCTGGATATCCTTTCTGGAGATTTCACCAGCTCATCGGCGGCACCTGTAGTCCAGACCCCTGTTTGTCCTTCAGCTCCCCCAGCAGAC AGCTCAGCAGACTTTGCTCTTGAGGAACTTGCCGGTGATTTCGTGGCTCCCACGAGAGCATCTAAAGTCTCCTCTGCTGCTTCAGTTCCCCCTACAACAGAAAGACAG CTGTCAGAAGGTACCACGTCAGCCATGGACGCTCTCTCGGACACTCTCAATGACATTCGTCCAGCGCCTGAGCCAGAACCAGTGCCTCCTAAACACGTCGTTAAG GAGAAAGAGGTGGTGGAGGAGAGGGTGTCTAAGCCTGGTGAGAGAGACGACTCGCTTCCTCCTGAGTATCGCCCCACAGAGGCGGATATCAAG gcTGCAGCAGAAGCCAAAGCCAAAGCAGCGACTGCACCTAAGCAG CCCTCATTCGATGACTCCAAAGCCCTTGACATTCTGTCCGGTGACTTTGTTTCTGAAGGGTCTGTGACTAAacctgcagctcagtgtcaggctCCTCCTGCAAAGACATCCTCCTCCAGCCAGCAG GAGTCAGGGCCAGTATTGGACAAACTGGCAGGTACACTGCTACCAGCAGATTTCCCTGACACCAAACAACGCGACAGCAAACCAAAG GGTAAAGGTAGAAAGTCAAAATCTGCACCAAAG AAACCTGCAGTGGCCGATGTCCCAGCCGCGGAACCCCTCCCCGCCAAGCCGACCACAGACGTAGTGTCCTCGTCCCCTACAAAGAAAGGCAGGAAGAGCTAG
- the cast gene encoding calpastatin isoform X18 has protein sequence MPGRKKSHGQKKKSSKSQPKQSTSTPSVPVSTVKPAQHEEPSKVTSTVTKPTATTVVSGTTGQKDDVKSKEAKVKSEVSAKASTLVSAVDPFDSLADSLPSAKPSESPQFTGPEVIEEKKMPIGQPEKPKEVSKSSTLDDAVDSLSAGFVSSTPPGASKPEVKHETVVAADTRKNYAPAPPAQKKQDVSVPASLSPAPPADKKPKTEKNTKDAVTAAAQDVKPKTEKEKKVSADKPKQDPKADPMSLEALDALGDTLPEAKPVPEPPKLRPDQIVDEKKLKSEKGVRVGERDDTLPPEYRFKEDKDKKPLPPPPKEPSMDTTEALDILSGDFTDATVAPAVQLGAVSHSTNNVFCFSWFLQPKVEDLSALDALAGDFVAPVQAKKVCSGVPPVPKPATKSTPPTSGQADPMSLDALDALGDTLPEAKPVPEPPKLRPEQIVDEAKLKSEKGVFVGERDDSLPPDYRFPKEDLKSQPPPPKKEPSLDPADALDILSGEFTSTSAAPVVQTSVCPSAPPAYSSEDFALDELAGDFVAPTSASKVCSAASAPTTTDTQADPMSLDALDALGGMLPDAEPVPESPKLRPEEIVDEAKLKSEKGVFVGEREDSLPPDYRFPKDDPKVKPPPPKKEPSMDPTEALDILSGDFTSSSAAPVVQTPVCPSAPPADSSADFALEELAGDFVAPTRASKVSSAASVPPTTERQLSEGTTSAMDALSDTLNDIRPAPEPEPVPPKHVVKEKEVVEERVSKPGERDDSLPPEYRPTEADIKAAAEAKAKAATAPKQPSFDDSKALDILSGDFVSEGSVTKPAAQCQAPPAKTSSSSQQESGPVLDKLAGTLLPADFPDTKQRDSKPKGKGRKSKSAPKKPAVADVPAAEPLPAKPTTDVVSSSPTKKGRKS, from the exons GAACCTTCTAAGGTGACCTCCACAGTAACAAAGCCAACTGCCACCACTGTTGTTTCTGGAACCACTGGCCAAAAGGATGATGTTAAGTCAAAAGAAGCCAAG GTGAAGTCGGAGGTTTCGGCGAAGGCCAGCACTCTG GTGTCCGCTGTAGATCCATTTGATTCCTTGGCTGACAGTTTGCCATCCGCAAAGCCTTCTGAAAGTCCTCAGTTTACTGGGCCTGAAGTCATAGAG GAAAAGAAGATGCCTATTGGACAACCTGAGAAGCCCAAGGAAGTTTCCAAG TCCTCAACATTGGATGATGCTGTGGACTCTCTCTCTGCTGGATTTGTATCATCTACACCTCCCGGTGCATCCAAACCAGAAGTG aaacatgAAACTGTGGTTGCTGCCGATACCCGCAAAAACTACGCCCCTGCTCCACCTGCTcagaaa AAACAAGATGTTTCTGTGCCTGCAAGTCTGTCTCCTGCTCCTCCTGCAGACAAGAAACCAAAGACAGAGAAA AACACTAAAGATGCCGTGactgcagctgctcaggatgtcAAGCCAAAGACTGAG aaggaaaaaaaggtttctgCAGATAAGCCGAAGCAAGACCCCAAG GCAGATCCCATGTCTCTGGAAGCTCTTGACGCTCTAGGTGACACATTACCTGAAGCAAAACCAGTTCCCGAGCCCCCAAAACTCAGACCTGATCAAATTGTTGAT GAGAAGAAGCTGAAGTCAGAGAAAGGTGTTCGTGTGGGCGAGAGAGACGACACACTGCCACCTGAGTACAGGTTCAAGGAAGACAAGGACAAGAAGCCGTTGCCTCCTCCACCAAAAGAG CCCTCCATGGATACGACTGAGGCACTGGATATTCTGTCTGGAGATTTCACTGACGCCACTGTAGCTCCTGCTGTCCAGCTGGGAGCAGTGTCTCATTCTACCAATAACGTATTCTGTTTTTCTTGGTTCTTGCAGCCCAAAGTGGAGGATCTTTCAGCTCTTGATGCTCTGGCAGGCGATTTTGTGGCTCCTGTCCAAGCCAAAAAG GTCTGTTCTGGAGTACCTCCTGTCCCAAAACCAGCTACTAAAAGCACTCCACCCACCTCTGGACAG GCAGATCCTATGTCTCTGGACGCTCTTGACGCGCTAGGTGACACATTACCTGAAGCAAAACCAGTTCCTGAGCCCCCAAAACTCAGACCTGAGCAAATTGTTGAT gaggcAAAGCTAAAATCAGAGaaaggtgtgtttgtgggtgaGAGAGACGACTCACTCCCTCCAGATTACAGATTCCCTAAGGAAGACCTCAAATCACAGCctccaccccccaaaaaagag CCCTCACTGGACCCGGCTGATGCTCTGGATATCCTTTCTGGAGAATTCACCAGCACGTCAGCAGCACCCGTAGTCCAGACCTCTGTTTGTCCCTCGGCTCCCCCAGCATAC AGCTCAGAAGACTTTGCTCTTGACGAACTTGCCGGTGATTTCGTGGCTCCCACAAGCGCATCTAAAGTCTGTTCTGCTGCTTCAGCTCCCACTACAACTGACACACAG GCAGATCCCATGTCTCTGGATGCTCTTGACGCACTGGGAGGCATGTTACCTGACGCGGAACCAGTTCCCGAGTCCCCAAAACTCAGACCCGAGGAAATTGTTGAT gaGGCTAAGCTAAAATCAGAGAAAGGCGTGTTTGTGGGTGAGAGAGAAGACTCACTCCCTCCAGATTACAGATTCCCTAAGGACGACCCCAAAGTGAAGCCTCCACCCCCAAAGAAAGAG CCGTCCATGGATCCGACTGAAGCTCTGGATATCCTTTCTGGAGATTTCACCAGCTCATCGGCGGCACCTGTAGTCCAGACCCCTGTTTGTCCTTCAGCTCCCCCAGCAGAC AGCTCAGCAGACTTTGCTCTTGAGGAACTTGCCGGTGATTTCGTGGCTCCCACGAGAGCATCTAAAGTCTCCTCTGCTGCTTCAGTTCCCCCTACAACAGAAAGACAG CTGTCAGAAGGTACCACGTCAGCCATGGACGCTCTCTCGGACACTCTCAATGACATTCGTCCAGCGCCTGAGCCAGAACCAGTGCCTCCTAAACACGTCGTTAAG GAGAAAGAGGTGGTGGAGGAGAGGGTGTCTAAGCCTGGTGAGAGAGACGACTCGCTTCCTCCTGAGTATCGCCCCACAGAGGCGGATATCAAG gcTGCAGCAGAAGCCAAAGCCAAAGCAGCGACTGCACCTAAGCAG CCCTCATTCGATGACTCCAAAGCCCTTGACATTCTGTCCGGTGACTTTGTTTCTGAAGGGTCTGTGACTAAacctgcagctcagtgtcaggctCCTCCTGCAAAGACATCCTCCTCCAGCCAGCAG GAGTCAGGGCCAGTATTGGACAAACTGGCAGGTACACTGCTACCAGCAGATTTCCCTGACACCAAACAACGCGACAGCAAACCAAAG GGTAAAGGTAGAAAGTCAAAATCTGCACCAAAG AAACCTGCAGTGGCCGATGTCCCAGCCGCGGAACCCCTCCCCGCCAAGCCGACCACAGACGTAGTGTCCTCGTCCCCTACAAAGAAAGGCAGGAAGAGCTAG
- the cast gene encoding calpastatin isoform X12 yields the protein MGQLLSLLRGTQGPSAPEDTAVEQQSQPKQSTSTPSVPVSTVKPAQHEEPSKVTSTVTKPTATTVVSGTTGQKDDVKSKEAKVKSEVSAKASTLVSAVDPFDSLADSLPSAKPSESPQFTGPEVIEPSITSAVAPRCGERDDTLPPGYRLKDMEKKMPIGQPEKPKEVSKSSTLDDAVDSLSAGFVSSTPPGASKPEVKHETVVAADTRKNYAPAPPAQKKQDVSVPASLSPAPPADKKPKTEKNTKDAVTAAAQDVKPKTEKEKKVSADKPKQDPKADPMSLEALDALGDTLPEAKPVPEPPKLRPDQIVDEKKLKSEKGVRVGERDDTLPPEYRFKEDKDKKPLPPPPKEPSMDTTEALDILSGDFTDATVAPAVQLGAVSHSTNNVFCFSWFLQPKVEDLSALDALAGDFVAPVQAKKVCSGVPPVPKPATKSTPPTSGQADPMSLDALDALGDTLPEAKPVPEPPKLRPEQIVDEAKLKSEKGVFVGERDDSLPPDYRFPKEDLKSQPPPPKKEPSLDPADALDILSGEFTSTSAAPVVQTSVCPSAPPAYSSEDFALDELAGDFVAPTSASKVCSAASAPTTTDTQADPMSLDALDALGGMLPDAEPVPESPKLRPEEIVDEAKLKSEKGVFVGEREDSLPPDYRFPKDDPKVKPPPPKKEPSMDPTEALDILSGDFTSSSAAPVVQTPVCPSAPPADSSADFALEELAGDFVAPTRASKVSSAASVPPTTERQLSEGTTSAMDALSDTLNDIRPAPEPEPVPPKHVVKEKEVVEERVSKPGERDDSLPPEYRPTEADIKAAAEAKAKAATAPKQPSFDDSKALDILSGDFVSEGSVTKPAAQCQAPPAKTSSSSQQESGPVLDKLAGTLLPADFPDTKQRDSKPKGKGRKSKSAPKKPAVADVPAAEPLPAKPTTDVVSSSPTKKGRKS from the exons GAACCTTCTAAGGTGACCTCCACAGTAACAAAGCCAACTGCCACCACTGTTGTTTCTGGAACCACTGGCCAAAAGGATGATGTTAAGTCAAAAGAAGCCAAG GTGAAGTCGGAGGTTTCGGCGAAGGCCAGCACTCTG GTGTCCGCTGTAGATCCATTTGATTCCTTGGCTGACAGTTTGCCATCCGCAAAGCCTTCTGAAAGTCCTCAGTTTACTGGGCCTGAAGTCATAGAG CCTAGCATAACCTCAGCAGTGGCTCCCCgctgtggagagagagatgacacaCTGCCGCCTGGATACAGACTAAAAGACATG GAAAAGAAGATGCCTATTGGACAACCTGAGAAGCCCAAGGAAGTTTCCAAG TCCTCAACATTGGATGATGCTGTGGACTCTCTCTCTGCTGGATTTGTATCATCTACACCTCCCGGTGCATCCAAACCAGAAGTG aaacatgAAACTGTGGTTGCTGCCGATACCCGCAAAAACTACGCCCCTGCTCCACCTGCTcagaaa AAACAAGATGTTTCTGTGCCTGCAAGTCTGTCTCCTGCTCCTCCTGCAGACAAGAAACCAAAGACAGAGAAA AACACTAAAGATGCCGTGactgcagctgctcaggatgtcAAGCCAAAGACTGAG aaggaaaaaaaggtttctgCAGATAAGCCGAAGCAAGACCCCAAG GCAGATCCCATGTCTCTGGAAGCTCTTGACGCTCTAGGTGACACATTACCTGAAGCAAAACCAGTTCCCGAGCCCCCAAAACTCAGACCTGATCAAATTGTTGAT GAGAAGAAGCTGAAGTCAGAGAAAGGTGTTCGTGTGGGCGAGAGAGACGACACACTGCCACCTGAGTACAGGTTCAAGGAAGACAAGGACAAGAAGCCGTTGCCTCCTCCACCAAAAGAG CCCTCCATGGATACGACTGAGGCACTGGATATTCTGTCTGGAGATTTCACTGACGCCACTGTAGCTCCTGCTGTCCAGCTGGGAGCAGTGTCTCATTCTACCAATAACGTATTCTGTTTTTCTTGGTTCTTGCAGCCCAAAGTGGAGGATCTTTCAGCTCTTGATGCTCTGGCAGGCGATTTTGTGGCTCCTGTCCAAGCCAAAAAG GTCTGTTCTGGAGTACCTCCTGTCCCAAAACCAGCTACTAAAAGCACTCCACCCACCTCTGGACAG GCAGATCCTATGTCTCTGGACGCTCTTGACGCGCTAGGTGACACATTACCTGAAGCAAAACCAGTTCCTGAGCCCCCAAAACTCAGACCTGAGCAAATTGTTGAT gaggcAAAGCTAAAATCAGAGaaaggtgtgtttgtgggtgaGAGAGACGACTCACTCCCTCCAGATTACAGATTCCCTAAGGAAGACCTCAAATCACAGCctccaccccccaaaaaagag CCCTCACTGGACCCGGCTGATGCTCTGGATATCCTTTCTGGAGAATTCACCAGCACGTCAGCAGCACCCGTAGTCCAGACCTCTGTTTGTCCCTCGGCTCCCCCAGCATAC AGCTCAGAAGACTTTGCTCTTGACGAACTTGCCGGTGATTTCGTGGCTCCCACAAGCGCATCTAAAGTCTGTTCTGCTGCTTCAGCTCCCACTACAACTGACACACAG GCAGATCCCATGTCTCTGGATGCTCTTGACGCACTGGGAGGCATGTTACCTGACGCGGAACCAGTTCCCGAGTCCCCAAAACTCAGACCCGAGGAAATTGTTGAT gaGGCTAAGCTAAAATCAGAGAAAGGCGTGTTTGTGGGTGAGAGAGAAGACTCACTCCCTCCAGATTACAGATTCCCTAAGGACGACCCCAAAGTGAAGCCTCCACCCCCAAAGAAAGAG CCGTCCATGGATCCGACTGAAGCTCTGGATATCCTTTCTGGAGATTTCACCAGCTCATCGGCGGCACCTGTAGTCCAGACCCCTGTTTGTCCTTCAGCTCCCCCAGCAGAC AGCTCAGCAGACTTTGCTCTTGAGGAACTTGCCGGTGATTTCGTGGCTCCCACGAGAGCATCTAAAGTCTCCTCTGCTGCTTCAGTTCCCCCTACAACAGAAAGACAG CTGTCAGAAGGTACCACGTCAGCCATGGACGCTCTCTCGGACACTCTCAATGACATTCGTCCAGCGCCTGAGCCAGAACCAGTGCCTCCTAAACACGTCGTTAAG GAGAAAGAGGTGGTGGAGGAGAGGGTGTCTAAGCCTGGTGAGAGAGACGACTCGCTTCCTCCTGAGTATCGCCCCACAGAGGCGGATATCAAG gcTGCAGCAGAAGCCAAAGCCAAAGCAGCGACTGCACCTAAGCAG CCCTCATTCGATGACTCCAAAGCCCTTGACATTCTGTCCGGTGACTTTGTTTCTGAAGGGTCTGTGACTAAacctgcagctcagtgtcaggctCCTCCTGCAAAGACATCCTCCTCCAGCCAGCAG GAGTCAGGGCCAGTATTGGACAAACTGGCAGGTACACTGCTACCAGCAGATTTCCCTGACACCAAACAACGCGACAGCAAACCAAAG GGTAAAGGTAGAAAGTCAAAATCTGCACCAAAG AAACCTGCAGTGGCCGATGTCCCAGCCGCGGAACCCCTCCCCGCCAAGCCGACCACAGACGTAGTGTCCTCGTCCCCTACAAAGAAAGGCAGGAAGAGCTAG